From the genome of Litoribrevibacter albus:
ACAAAGCACATAAATAATAATAACGAGATAATTTCGAAAAGAGGCAATCAGGTATGTCGCTCAAGAAGGTTCTAGCTGCAGGTTTTGCTGCAAGTTTAATGATGGGTACTGCGCAAGCAGCAGAGAAAAAATCATTCTGTGTATTCGATCCCGTTGGTTCTAACGGTCCGCTGTTCAATTTGATGAAAGAGTCGAAGACGTTCGCACTGAAAGTGGGTGTGGATTTGGAACTTCGTGCTTACACAGATGAAAAAATTGCGGCAGAAGAGTTTAAAGCTGGTCAATGTGACAGCGTTCTTTTGACCGGAACTCGCGCTCGTGAATTTAATAAATTCACTGGCTCTTTGGAAGCAATGGGTGCGATCACTTCTAATGAAGAGCTACGCTTGATTCTTCAAACTTTGCATTCTCCTAAAGGTGCGAAGTTCATGAAAGAAGGTAATTACGAAGTTGCTGGTGTTCTACCGGCGGGTGCGATCTACCTATACATGCGTGATAAGTCTGTAAAAGACGTTGCGGATCTTCAAGGTAAGAAGTTTGCAACTCAAGACTACGACCCAGCTGCTTTGACGATGGTGCGTCATGTAGGTGGTTCTGTTGTTCCTGCAACTGTGTCTACCTTTGCTGGTAAGTTCAATAATGGCAGTGTGGATATCGCATATGCTCCAGCAGTGGCTTATACGCCTCTTGAGCTATACAAAGGTCTTGGTACGGAAGGCGGTGTCTTTAACTACAAGATTGCACAAATGAACTTCCAGATCTTAATTCACACCGACAAAATGCCAGAAGGTTTTGGCCAAGCGTCTCGTGATTTCTCGATGACTCGTTTCGATCAAGCTTTTGACATTATTAAGACGGCTGAAGCAGAAATTAAACCTTCTTACTGGGTTGAGCCTATTTCCAAGGATCACACCACTGGTTACGACAACATGCTTCGTGATGTTCGTATCAAGCTACGTGACGAAGGTGTTTACCACCCTAAAGCACTTAAATTGATGTTCAAAGTTCGTTGTAAGTCGGATGCCTCTCGTCCTGAGTGTGCTGAGCGTCTTGAATAAGTGGATCTAAAAAGCACCTGATTTTTAGTGTGTTCTAGGTAGTTTATGTAGTAGGCCCGGTGATGGACCCCGGGCTTTATAATAAAAAGAGGGTTCGTTCATGTCTTCTGGTGGATTTGCCAATCGTACTTGGCAGGAATGGTTATCATCACTTCCCGCCTTCTTCCTCCTTCTCGGTGTTATTGCGTATACCACAAGTGCGGATATTCATGCTCAATTACTTAAATTGGGTCAAAGCACTTGGGATAGCTATTTTGATTTAAGAAATGACCCTCAGGCTCCAACCTGTGATCCATCCATCAATATTGATGCCGAGTTGGCTCGTTTGGTTGCTACGCACAAAGCGGAAGCCGTAGAGGATGAGTTTGGACTTTTTGATGATGAGCCTTTAGACACTGAGTCTATGAGAGAGTCACTCGAAAACTCTAAATCTTTGTGTCAGGAGAAGTTCGAGTCTTTTGAAAGTATTCAAGGTCAGATGACAACAGGCGTTATCATCTACCGAACGGTAGAGCGCTTTGTTGCGGATGTCGTTGCATTCGGTTTGAGTGCTCAGAAGTTTATTCTGGCGTTTTTGGTATTGATTTGTGCAGCTACGGCTACTTTATCAAGACACCAAATCGCGATGCGTCCAATGGAATCGGCGTTAGATCATCGTTGGTCCTCGCTGTTGCAATTTATTGCGAACAGTATGCTGTTTTATTCTTCCATTGAATTCTGGGCGCTTTCTTATGTTGGTA
Proteins encoded in this window:
- a CDS encoding putative solute-binding protein, translated to MSLKKVLAAGFAASLMMGTAQAAEKKSFCVFDPVGSNGPLFNLMKESKTFALKVGVDLELRAYTDEKIAAEEFKAGQCDSVLLTGTRAREFNKFTGSLEAMGAITSNEELRLILQTLHSPKGAKFMKEGNYEVAGVLPAGAIYLYMRDKSVKDVADLQGKKFATQDYDPAALTMVRHVGGSVVPATVSTFAGKFNNGSVDIAYAPAVAYTPLELYKGLGTEGGVFNYKIAQMNFQILIHTDKMPEGFGQASRDFSMTRFDQAFDIIKTAEAEIKPSYWVEPISKDHTTGYDNMLRDVRIKLRDEGVYHPKALKLMFKVRCKSDASRPECAERLE